The Henckelia pumila isolate YLH828 chromosome 2, ASM3356847v2, whole genome shotgun sequence genome includes a window with the following:
- the LOC140877790 gene encoding uncharacterized protein, with amino-acid sequence MAITTIVATTLQGLGGTHPPPPPPPAQHGTKYHYESLRKNNAPTFDGSSDPEVGRNWLKNMETQLWLLEISEGVKVDVVTPFLEDKARKWWEAISPAMMAYFLAKIKLQKLNEFENFVQTPEMSVMEYTSKFNSLGTYVPTTMADDTQKMHRYKKGLNSRIQSALAVYQATTFVDLMGAAIRAETDIQRREDEHKNKRPFSVSTNQSGQKFKKPNQSSGPSKSSIPTDAAIKLCPICNFRHPGECRRTSGACFNYGKMGHRIADCPEPKKVGMRSNVGATPGKPKENKPNAWGLPSLKRKMMTQTMSWQRFSKKLRLEPEMLVKPYRVTTPTRKTIETHKVHRNCNICINKHAFEASLIQLNMVEFDAILGMDWLAKNHALVDCREKNVKLWVPNKKKFVFQGKDKGHKSLLSASQAWNSMKNGEKIYLAMISEVKEIAELKLEDISVVQEFPDVFPEELPGTVPDREVEFEINLVPDAVPISKAPYRMAPAELKELKDQLQELLDKKQIRPSASPWGAPVLFVKKKTGV; translated from the exons ATGGCGATAACTACGATAGTGGCTACCACCCTCCAAGGTTTGGGCGGGACTCATCCGCCACCGCCGCCACCTCCTGCTCAACATGGGACTAAGTATCACTATGAGTCCCTTAGGAAAAACAATGCACCAACCTTCGATGGGAGTTCTGATCCGGAAGTAGGTCGGAACTGGCTCAAAAACATGGAAACTCAGCTTTGGTTGCTTGAAATTTCGGAAGGAGTTAAGGTCGATGTAGTGACACCATTCTTGGAGGACAAAGCTAGAAAGTGGTGGGAGGCTATTTCACCAGCAATGATGGCA TATTTCCTCGCAAAAATCAAATTGCAAAAGTTGAACGAGTTTGAGAACTTTGTCCAAACCCCGGAGATGTCGGTGATGGAGTACACATCTAAGTTCAACTCCCTTGGAACCTACGTACCGACCACCATGGCTGATGACACTCAGAAAATGCACCGTTACAAGAAGGGACTTAACAGTCGGATCCAGTCAGCCTTGGCAGTTTATCAAGCCACGACTTTTGTTGATCTAATGGGAGCAGCCATTAGAGCCGAGACTGATATCCAACGACGTGAGGACGAGCACAAAAATAAGAGACCCTTCTCGGTCTCAACCAACCAAAGTGGACAGAAATTCAAGAAGCCAAACCAATCTAGTGGCCCATCCAAGAGTTCAATTCCAACTGATGCAGCAATTAAGCTATGCCCCATATGCAACTTTCGCCACCCCGGTGAATGTCGTAGAACCTCCGGTGCCTGCTTTAACTATGGAAAGATGGGACATCGCATTGCCGATTGCCCCGAGCCTAAGAAGGTGGGAATGAGATCAAACGTTGGCGCCACCCCAGGCAAGCCGAAAGAGAACAAACCCAATGCTTGGGGTTTGCCATCACTCAAGAGGAAGATGATGACACAAACGATGTCATGGCAG AGATTCTCTAAGAAGTTAAGGCTTGAACCTGAAATGCTTGTCAAACCTTATAGAGTAACAACTCCTACTAGAAAAACTATTGAGACTCATAAGGTTCACCGAAACTGCAATATATGTATCAATAAGCATGCTTTCGAAGCCAGCTTGATTCAACTCAATATGGTTGAATTCGATGCaattttgggtatggattggttaGCCAAGAACCATGCATTGGTCGATTGTAGAGAGAAGAACGTGAAACTTTGGGTGCCGAACAAAAAGAAATTCGTCTTTCAAGGCAAAGACAAGGGACACAAATCCCTCTTATCTGCTTCCCAAGCATGGAATTCAATGAAGAACGGTGAGAAAATTTACCTAGCTATGATTAGCGAAGTAAAAGAAATAGCCGAACTTAAACTGGAAGATATTTCGGTAGTGCAAGAATTCCCAGACGTCTTTCCCGAGGAATTACCTGGAACTGTTCCAGATAGGGAAGTAGAATTCGAAATTAATTTGGTACCAGATGCTGTACCAATCTCTAAAGCGccatatcgaatggcaccagctGAACTTAAGGAGTTAAAGGATCAACTCCAAGAGTTGTTGGATAAAAAACAAATCAGACCAAGTgcttctccgtggggagctcctgtCTTATTTGTAAAGAAGAAAACGGGagtatga